Proteins from one Chroococcidiopsis sp. CCMEE 29 genomic window:
- a CDS encoding alpha/beta hydrolase: protein MPYVTVGQENSATIDIYYEDLGAGQPVVLIHGFPLNGHSWEKQVLVLLNAGYRVITYDRRGFGNSSQPSSGYDYDTFAANLNTLMTKLDLQNAVLVGFSMGTGEVTRYLGKYGSERVQKAVLMAPVPPFLLKTDDNPEGVDQSVFDGIMKVIVEDRPAYFSEFFKAFFNVDVLLGKRISNEAIQASWNVAVGASAKGTLDCVPSWLTDFRDDLPRIDVPTLIIHGDSDRILPLESTAARLPNLIKNSQLVVIPGGPHAINWTHADQVNPVLLDFLQQEN from the coding sequence ATGCCTTACGTTACTGTCGGTCAAGAAAACTCTGCAACCATCGATATTTACTATGAAGATTTGGGAGCAGGTCAGCCTGTGGTGCTCATTCACGGGTTTCCTCTAAACGGTCATTCCTGGGAAAAGCAGGTCTTAGTGCTGCTAAATGCAGGGTATCGAGTGATTACCTACGATCGCCGAGGATTTGGCAACTCCAGTCAACCCTCATCTGGCTATGACTACGATACCTTTGCCGCCAATTTGAATACACTCATGACCAAGCTTGACTTGCAAAATGCTGTGTTGGTCGGCTTTTCAATGGGAACAGGCGAAGTCACGCGCTATCTTGGCAAGTATGGCTCAGAGCGGGTGCAGAAAGCCGTGCTGATGGCTCCAGTGCCGCCCTTTTTACTGAAGACTGATGACAATCCTGAGGGTGTTGACCAAAGCGTTTTCGATGGCATTATGAAAGTGATCGTTGAAGATCGTCCAGCTTACTTTTCTGAATTTTTCAAAGCGTTCTTCAATGTGGATGTGTTGCTGGGTAAGCGGATTAGCAATGAAGCAATTCAGGCAAGTTGGAATGTTGCCGTAGGTGCGTCTGCCAAAGGAACGTTGGATTGTGTCCCTTCCTGGCTGACTGATTTCCGCGATGATCTGCCCCGCATTGACGTGCCGACTCTGATCATTCATGGAGATAGCGATCGCATTTTGCCGCTTGAGTCCACCGCAGCAAGACTCCCGAATCTGATTAAAAACAGTCAACTTGTTGTCATCCCTGGTGGACCGCACGCCATCAATTGGACTCATGCTGATCAGGTCAATCCTGTGTTACTAGACTTTCTTCAGCAGGAAAATTAA
- a CDS encoding GMC family oxidoreductase N-terminal domain-containing protein — MTHYDYIVIGAGSAGCVVANRLTEDPETTVLLLEAGNPDTKPEIHIPAECVNLLGTDVDWGYFSEPEPYLNYRKMFCSRGKVLGGSSSINFMTYIRGNPHDYDHWKELGNLGWSYQDVLPYFKKSEHSSRGESEFHGIDGELSVTDLIAPTAIAQRFVEACVAAGYDYNPDFNAKQQEGAGRYQVTIKDGKRHSAAAAFLVPILQRSNLTVTTGALVTRLLFEGTRTVGVEYLHEGTRHQVQVNQEVILSAGAFDSPKLLMLSGIGNAEELRSLNIPVVVDRPGVGQNLQDHILVPIVYQATQDLHYASTSGIGEAGLLLHSEVNSEVAPDLQFFFNPTQFLPPGYAPAEFGFTGAVTLTHLQNVGSVSLRSRSVGFAQSSDSTDPPQFQMNYLQSETDVQKLVFSIKLMRQLLHTSSLDEFRGAEIAPGADIQSNEALEAYIRDTASTLGHPVGTCKMGTDPMAVVDPELRVHGIQGLRVVDASIMPTITTGNTNAPTIMIGEKAADLIRKKS; from the coding sequence ATGACTCACTACGACTACATTGTGATCGGCGCAGGTTCGGCAGGCTGCGTGGTTGCCAATCGGTTGACCGAAGATCCTGAAACAACTGTGTTACTTCTCGAAGCAGGCAATCCAGATACGAAACCAGAGATTCACATTCCAGCAGAATGTGTCAATCTGTTAGGAACTGATGTGGATTGGGGCTATTTCTCCGAGCCAGAACCCTACCTGAATTACCGCAAAATGTTCTGTTCCCGTGGCAAAGTTCTGGGGGGCAGCAGTTCGATTAATTTCATGACTTACATTCGAGGCAATCCTCATGATTATGACCACTGGAAGGAATTGGGAAATTTGGGTTGGAGTTATCAGGATGTTTTACCTTATTTCAAAAAATCGGAACACTCCTCACGAGGTGAATCTGAATTTCATGGAATTGATGGGGAACTGAGTGTAACCGATCTGATTGCGCCGACTGCGATCGCTCAACGGTTTGTAGAGGCTTGCGTCGCAGCCGGATATGACTATAACCCTGACTTCAACGCTAAGCAACAAGAAGGAGCAGGACGCTATCAAGTTACGATTAAAGATGGCAAGCGGCATAGTGCTGCTGCGGCTTTTCTTGTACCCATTCTCCAGCGTTCCAATTTGACCGTCACCACTGGAGCATTGGTGACTCGATTGTTATTTGAAGGAACCCGCACCGTTGGAGTGGAATATCTACACGAAGGAACCCGGCATCAAGTTCAGGTCAATCAGGAAGTGATTTTATCAGCAGGTGCGTTCGATTCGCCGAAACTCTTAATGTTGTCTGGAATTGGTAATGCAGAAGAACTGCGATCGCTCAATATTCCGGTCGTAGTCGATCGACCCGGTGTGGGTCAAAACTTGCAAGACCATATTCTCGTTCCTATTGTGTATCAAGCAACTCAGGATCTACACTACGCAAGCACGAGCGGGATTGGAGAAGCTGGACTATTGCTGCATAGCGAGGTCAATTCGGAGGTTGCACCTGATTTGCAGTTCTTCTTCAATCCTACCCAGTTCCTTCCCCCTGGCTATGCTCCCGCTGAGTTCGGATTTACAGGGGCTGTCACGTTGACCCATCTGCAAAATGTCGGTAGTGTTAGCTTGCGTTCGCGTAGCGTGGGCTTTGCCCAATCGTCTGATTCCACAGATCCACCCCAGTTTCAGATGAACTATCTGCAAAGTGAAACGGATGTGCAAAAGCTCGTTTTCTCAATTAAATTAATGCGGCAATTACTTCATACCAGTTCCTTGGATGAGTTTCGCGGTGCAGAAATCGCTCCGGGTGCCGACATTCAGAGTAATGAAGCCCTTGAAGCATACATTCGGGACACTGCTAGCACACTGGGGCATCCGGTCGGCACTTGCAAAATGGGAACTGATCCGATGGCAGTGGTTGATCCTGAACTCCGAGTACATGGAATTCAAGGATTACGTGTCGTTGATGCTTCCATCATGCCAACGATCACAACAGGAAACACAAACGCACCCACCATCATGATTGGTGAGAAAGCGGCAGATTTAATCAGGAAAAAATCATGA
- a CDS encoding alpha/beta hydrolase, giving the protein MKIRYGFQQVGDVEVFYREAGASDAPVILLLHGFPTASHMFRDLIPLLADRFRLVAPDLPGFGQTKAPPRGTFDYTFDRLADVIEGFTEALSLDQYVLYIFDYGAPVGLRLAMRHSERISAIISQNGNAYLEGFSDEWGPWETYWREPSAANREACRTSLAPDTIRTWQYGTGADPTLLSPDGYELDIAYMGRAGAEEIQLDLILDYRSNVALYPAFQSYFREHRPPFLAVWGRHDPAFLPDGAAAYQRDLPNAKIHLLDAGHFALETHAEEVATLICAFLDSTIGSTLRLEGDCTRI; this is encoded by the coding sequence ATGAAAATACGCTACGGGTTTCAACAGGTTGGTGATGTCGAAGTGTTCTACCGCGAGGCGGGGGCAAGCGATGCGCCAGTGATACTGCTTTTGCATGGCTTTCCGACCGCTAGCCACATGTTCCGCGACCTGATCCCGCTCCTTGCCGATCGCTTTCGGCTCGTCGCGCCGGATCTGCCCGGTTTCGGGCAGACCAAGGCACCGCCACGCGGGACATTCGACTACACCTTTGATCGCCTTGCCGACGTGATCGAGGGCTTTACCGAGGCTTTGTCGCTCGATCAATACGTGCTTTACATCTTCGACTACGGTGCGCCTGTAGGACTGCGTCTGGCGATGCGTCATTCTGAACGGATATCTGCGATCATCTCGCAGAACGGCAACGCCTACCTTGAGGGGTTCAGTGACGAATGGGGGCCGTGGGAGACTTATTGGCGCGAACCGAGCGCAGCGAACCGGGAAGCCTGCCGAACCTCGCTCGCGCCAGACACAATCCGGACCTGGCAGTATGGCACCGGAGCCGATCCAACCCTTTTGTCACCCGACGGCTACGAACTCGACATCGCCTACATGGGGCGAGCGGGCGCGGAGGAGATCCAACTCGATCTGATCCTCGACTACCGCAGCAACGTCGCGCTCTATCCAGCCTTCCAGTCCTACTTTCGTGAGCACCGTCCGCCGTTTCTCGCTGTCTGGGGTCGTCATGATCCGGCATTTCTGCCCGATGGTGCTGCTGCTTATCAGCGCGATCTCCCGAATGCAAAGATTCATCTGCTCGATGCCGGGCATTTCGCGCTGGAGACCCATGCGGAGGAGGTAGCAACGTTGATCTGCGCGTTCCTCGACAGCACGATCGGTTCCACGCTGCGTCTTGAAGGTGATTGCACAAGAATCTAA